The stretch of DNA CAGGCGGTCGAGTGCGTGCAGATGTCGATGTGCGACCTCGACGAGAGCGGGAGGCCGAAACCCTCATGTGTTGAGGGGAGCAATTTCCTGATCGAGGCGGACGTCTTTATCGAGGCGATCGGGCAGGGCCCCAACCCCCTGCTGGTCTCGATGCTCCCTGACCTGAAGCGGGAGCGGCGGGGCAACCTGGTCGTGGACGCCGACGGGCAGACGGCCCTTGGCCGCGTCTATGCGGGCGGGGACGTCGCCACCGGTGCGGCCACGGTCATCTGGGCGATGGGCTCTGCGAAGAAGGCGGCGGCCGCCATTGACAGGATGCTGAGGGAAGAATGAACGAAGTGCGGCATGGTGAGGAGCGTAAGGCCGTTCTCTCTCTGGCGGACGTGGACGAGAAGGAGGTGCTCGACATCGGGGCGGGCCCTCTTGCGATCATGGCCGTACAGGACTACGACTGCTTTGTGACGTCGATCGATCTGGATACCGATAAACTGGCCGAGTTCGAGGGTCTGGCCGCGGATGCCGGGGTGGCCGAGAAGATCAGTTTCGAGGTGGCCGATGCGTCTGATCTCCCGTACTGCGACGACGCCTTTGACATCGGCATCTGTTTCGGCGCTCTTCATCATGTCCCGGTGGAACGGCGGGAGCAGGTGATCTCAGAACTCGCCCGCGTCTCGTACGAGCGCTTCGTGATCGCTGAGTTCACGCCCGAGGGTTTTGCCGAACTGCACGGCGGCGAGGCGTTCACCCCGGTGGACCTGACCAAACTCGAAGGTCTGCTGAAGGGGATGGGGGATGTCTCTGTCCACCAGGTCGGGAAGATGGCGGTGTACGTCTTCGAGAAAAACCGCTGATTCCACCTATTTTTTTCTTTGCTGTTCTTTGCAGGATGATACTGCCCTGTCCCACAGGTGAGCGCATGCTCCCCTCTCCCGGGAGTTCTCCGCAGGGCTCCCATCATCTCGCCG from Methanofollis liminatans DSM 4140 encodes:
- a CDS encoding class I SAM-dependent methyltransferase — protein: MNEVRHGEERKAVLSLADVDEKEVLDIGAGPLAIMAVQDYDCFVTSIDLDTDKLAEFEGLAADAGVAEKISFEVADASDLPYCDDAFDIGICFGALHHVPVERREQVISELARVSYERFVIAEFTPEGFAELHGGEAFTPVDLTKLEGLLKGMGDVSVHQVGKMAVYVFEKNR